A window of Campylobacter cuniculorum DSM 23162 = LMG 24588 contains these coding sequences:
- a CDS encoding thiamine-phosphate kinase — MDKEKLIIKAFLNELNGDDGAVIKNWCLSKDLFFENVHFKREWLSLEQIASKAMLVNISDAIVMNAVPRYALLGLALPKNLNENQIKDLQRGFLKTAKKFGIKIIGGDTISNEKIDISITLLSKIRKKAIYRKGLKIGHLLAFTGELGQSLKGLELLQKGGSLEAKHRFIKPKLRKDFFYKIANKVVCAMDISDGLSKDLSRLLELNQLGISWFKTLDFYELYSGEEYEILFAFEKKDKEFIEKMAQKYKLKLNIFGQAVKGKYEFRGKEHHF, encoded by the coding sequence ATGGATAAAGAAAAATTGATTATCAAAGCCTTTTTAAATGAACTCAATGGAGATGATGGAGCGGTCATTAAAAATTGGTGTTTGAGTAAGGATTTATTCTTTGAAAATGTGCATTTTAAAAGAGAATGGCTTAGTTTAGAGCAAATTGCTTCAAAGGCTATGCTTGTTAATATTTCTGATGCCATTGTTATGAATGCTGTGCCCCGATACGCTCTTTTAGGACTTGCTTTACCTAAAAATTTAAATGAAAATCAAATCAAAGATTTGCAAAGAGGTTTTTTAAAAACAGCAAAAAAATTTGGCATTAAAATTATAGGTGGAGATACGATAAGTAATGAAAAAATCGATATTTCCATTACTCTACTTTCAAAAATTAGAAAAAAAGCCATTTATCGTAAAGGTTTAAAAATCGGGCATTTGCTTGCATTCACAGGGGAACTTGGACAAAGTTTAAAGGGACTTGAACTCTTGCAAAAAGGTGGAAGTTTAGAGGCAAAACATCGCTTTATTAAGCCAAAATTACGTAAAGATTTTTTTTATAAAATTGCAAATAAAGTTGTATGTGCTATGGATATTTCAGATGGCTTAAGCAAAGATTTATCGCGTTTATTAGAACTGAATCAGCTTGGAATTTCTTGGTTTAAGACACTTGATTTTTATGAGCTTTATAGTGGAGAGGAATATGAAATTTTATTTGCCTTTGAAAAAAAAGATAAAGAATTTATAGAAAAAATGGCTCAAAAATACAAACTCAAACTCAATATCTTTGGTCAAGCAGTGAAAGGAAAATATGAATTTAGGGGAAAAGAACACCATTTTTAA
- the truD gene encoding tRNA pseudouridine(13) synthase TruD, giving the protein MNLGEKNTIFKPLYSLKHSPIEAYFSKNSEDFVVREKALYEFSGTGEHLILHICKKDLSTSEAVSILSQMSGEKIKNFGYAGLKDKQGTTFQYISMPKKFKSFLNDFSHPKLKIVEIFTHHNKLKIGHLKGNSFFIRLKKVSPLNALKIKQAFTILENQGFANYFGYQRFGKFQDNYLEGLEILKGKKVKNPKLKNFFISAFQSELFNRYLSKRVELSHFAKDFSEKELARIYNLSKSEALFLKKQKHFFKLLKGDVLGHYPFGKCFICEDLETESQRFLKKDISVLGLLLGERAFKTTQGLAQNLEAEIFSPFNEFIPQMQGSRRFMWSYLEKSKMDYDEKKAHLCLEFFLQKGSYATTILEELLHQNFD; this is encoded by the coding sequence ATGAATTTAGGGGAAAAGAACACCATTTTTAAACCTTTGTATTCATTAAAACACAGCCCTATTGAAGCATATTTTAGTAAAAATAGCGAAGATTTTGTCGTGCGTGAAAAAGCTCTTTATGAATTCAGTGGCACAGGAGAGCATTTGATTTTACATATTTGTAAAAAAGATTTAAGCACGAGTGAAGCTGTGAGTATTTTAAGTCAAATGAGCGGGGAAAAGATAAAAAATTTTGGTTATGCAGGACTTAAAGACAAGCAAGGAACAACTTTTCAATACATTTCAATGCCTAAAAAATTTAAATCTTTTTTGAATGATTTTTCCCATCCAAAGCTTAAAATTGTAGAAATTTTTACTCATCATAATAAACTTAAAATCGGACATTTAAAAGGGAATTCTTTTTTTATCCGGCTTAAAAAAGTTTCTCCTCTTAATGCTCTTAAAATCAAACAAGCCTTTACAATCCTTGAAAATCAAGGATTTGCAAATTATTTTGGTTATCAAAGATTTGGAAAATTTCAAGATAATTATTTAGAAGGACTTGAAATTTTAAAGGGCAAAAAAGTTAAAAATCCTAAACTTAAGAATTTTTTTATCAGTGCTTTTCAAAGTGAGCTTTTTAACAGATATCTTAGTAAAAGAGTGGAATTATCGCATTTTGCAAAGGATTTTAGCGAAAAAGAACTTGCCCGAATTTACAACTTGTCTAAAAGTGAAGCCCTTTTTTTAAAAAAACAAAAACATTTTTTTAAGCTTTTAAAAGGAGATGTTTTGGGACATTATCCCTTTGGAAAATGCTTTATTTGTGAGGATTTAGAAACAGAAAGTCAAAGATTTTTAAAAAAAGATATAAGCGTTTTAGGGCTTTTACTCGGTGAGAGAGCTTTTAAAACAACGCAAGGTTTGGCACAAAATTTAGAAGCTGAAATTTTTAGTCCTTTTAATGAATTTATACCACAAATGCAAGGTTCAAGACGTTTTATGTGGAGTTATTTAGAAAAGAGTAAGATGGATTATGATGAAAAAAAGGCACATTTGTGTTTGGAATTTTTTCTTCAAAAAGGCTCTTATGCAACGACAATTTTAGAAGAACTTTTGCATCAGAATTTTGACTAA